A single genomic interval of Flavobacteriales bacterium harbors:
- a CDS encoding glyceraldehyde-3-phosphate dehydrogenase gives MQTLEARTGYETGLKDFVDREKAAVDLENSVGQLMYGRGVELVFFRNHLLDTNISEVLNLFNYAKDVVQKPIDVFTTSEVARALLTMDLAPSKIDIGKLTWEYGQSGGKDLYAFLKTTLSGFIGADKHKFEPRDVVLYGFGRIGRIAARELVKQAGKGQQLRLRAIVTRSLTDEEIVKRAALLRNDSVHGAFKGSVVEDLENKCLIINGQRVQLIAANSPEDVDYTAHGINNALIIDNTGAFTKRADLARHLKAKGVNKVILTAPGKEMPNIVYGINHKELDIENEQLFSAASCTTNAICPVLKVIEDGIGIEKGHIETVHAYTNDQNLLDNYHKKPRRGRSAAINMVITSTGAGSAVTKAIPSLKDKLTANAVRVPTPNGSLAIMSLSLKKAVTRDEVNEMVRHAALNGELVNQIHYQIDPELVSSDIIGDTCCSVFDSNATIVGPDGRTAVLYAWYDNEFGYTKQVIRLAKHVAKVRRLIYY, from the coding sequence ATGCAGACCCTGGAAGCCAGGACCGGATACGAGACCGGCCTGAAGGATTTTGTGGACCGCGAGAAGGCGGCCGTCGACCTGGAGAATTCCGTTGGCCAGCTCATGTACGGCCGCGGTGTGGAGCTCGTGTTCTTCCGCAATCACCTGCTCGACACCAACATCAGCGAGGTGCTGAATCTCTTCAACTACGCCAAGGACGTGGTGCAGAAGCCGATCGATGTCTTCACCACCTCGGAGGTCGCAAGGGCCCTGCTCACCATGGACCTCGCGCCCAGCAAGATCGACATCGGCAAGCTCACCTGGGAGTACGGCCAGAGCGGCGGCAAGGACCTCTATGCCTTCCTCAAGACCACGCTCAGCGGCTTCATCGGTGCCGACAAGCACAAGTTCGAACCCCGGGATGTGGTGCTGTATGGATTCGGCCGCATCGGGCGCATCGCCGCCCGGGAGCTGGTGAAGCAGGCAGGGAAAGGCCAGCAACTGCGCCTACGGGCCATCGTCACCCGCTCCCTCACCGACGAGGAGATCGTGAAACGTGCGGCACTCCTGCGCAATGACAGCGTTCATGGCGCCTTCAAGGGTAGTGTTGTGGAGGACCTGGAGAACAAGTGCCTGATCATCAATGGCCAGCGCGTGCAGCTCATCGCGGCCAACAGCCCGGAGGATGTGGACTACACGGCCCACGGGATCAACAACGCCCTGATCATTGACAATACGGGCGCCTTTACGAAGCGCGCCGATCTCGCCCGGCATTTGAAGGCCAAGGGCGTGAACAAGGTGATCCTTACCGCACCCGGCAAGGAGATGCCGAACATCGTGTACGGCATCAATCACAAGGAGCTGGACATCGAGAATGAACAACTGTTCAGCGCGGCAAGCTGCACCACCAATGCCATCTGCCCGGTGCTGAAGGTGATCGAGGACGGGATCGGCATCGAAAAGGGCCACATCGAGACGGTGCATGCCTACACGAACGACCAGAACCTCCTGGACAACTACCATAAGAAGCCGCGCCGCGGTCGCAGTGCGGCCATCAACATGGTGATCACCAGCACCGGTGCCGGCAGTGCGGTCACGAAGGCCATTCCCAGCCTGAAGGACAAGCTCACCGCCAACGCGGTGCGTGTGCCGACGCCCAATGGATCACTGGCCATCATGAGCCTGAGCCTGAAGAAGGCGGTGACCCGGGACGAGGTGAACGAGATGGTGCGCCATGCCGCCCTGAACGGAGAACTGGTGAACCAGATCCACTACCAGATCGACCCCGAACTGGTGAGCAGTGACATCATCGGAGACACCTGCTGCAGTGTGTTCGACAGCAATGCCACGATCGTCGGTCCCGACGGGCGCACGGCCGTGCTCTACGCGTGGTACGACAACGAATTCGGTTACACCAAGCAGGTGATCCGCCTGGCCAAGCATGTGGCCAAGGTGCGCAGACTGATCTATTACTGA
- a CDS encoding RNA polymerase sigma factor RpoD/SigA, whose translation MRQLKITKSITNRESQSLDKYLQEIGKEGLITADQEVELARRIKEGDTRALEKLVKANLRFVVSVAKQYQNQGLSLPDLINEGNLGLIKAAQRFDETRGFKFISYAVWWIRQSILQALAEQSRIVRLPLNQVGSLNKINKAFAKLEQEYERPPSADELAALLDLPPEKVADTMKVSGRHISMDAPFVEGESNSLLDVLPNNDSAPADRLLLNESLSKEIERALSTLTERERDVVKLFFGIGINHGLTLEEIGAKFDLTRERVRQIKEKAIRRLRHTSRSKLLKAYLG comes from the coding sequence ATGCGTCAGCTCAAGATCACCAAGTCGATCACCAACCGGGAAAGCCAATCGCTTGACAAGTACCTGCAGGAGATCGGCAAGGAAGGGTTGATCACCGCGGACCAGGAGGTGGAGCTGGCCCGCCGGATCAAGGAAGGGGACACCCGTGCATTGGAGAAGCTGGTGAAGGCCAATCTGCGCTTCGTGGTATCCGTGGCCAAGCAGTACCAGAACCAGGGCCTCAGCCTTCCCGACCTGATCAACGAGGGCAACCTCGGCCTGATCAAGGCGGCCCAGCGTTTCGACGAGACACGGGGCTTCAAGTTCATCAGCTACGCCGTGTGGTGGATCCGCCAGAGCATTCTGCAGGCGCTGGCCGAACAGAGCCGCATCGTGCGCCTGCCGCTCAATCAGGTGGGTTCCCTGAACAAGATCAACAAGGCCTTCGCCAAGCTGGAGCAGGAGTATGAGCGCCCGCCCAGCGCGGACGAGCTGGCCGCTCTGTTGGACCTTCCCCCCGAGAAGGTGGCCGACACCATGAAAGTGAGCGGCCGCCACATCAGCATGGACGCCCCCTTTGTGGAAGGCGAGAGCAACAGCCTGCTGGATGTGCTCCCCAACAATGACAGCGCCCCGGCCGACAGGCTGCTCCTGAACGAATCCCTCAGCAAGGAGATCGAGCGGGCCTTGAGCACCCTCACCGAGCGGGAGCGTGATGTGGTGAAGCTTTTCTTCGGGATCGGCATCAACCACGGTCTCACACTGGAGGAGATCGGCGCCAAGTTCGACCTCACCCGTGAGCGCGTGCGTCAGATCAAGGAGAAAGCGATCCGGCGATTGCGGCATACCAGCAGGAGCAAACTGCTCAAGGCCTACCTCGGCTGA
- a CDS encoding Do family serine endopeptidase translates to MPPNTMKRTFSYFLAALAGGILAMSGYDLLLRPTLKSDGPPMRSVNTAALPVSMPTLNPGAAPVDLVPAAEVSVNAVVHVTTETMVRYRDPFQDFFWGYRPSQPQPREGVGSGVIIADDGYIVTNNHVVEGADKISVHLNDNRSLPARVIGRDPSTDIALLKVDATDLPTLAFGNSDEVKVGEWVLAVGNPMNLTSTVTAGIVSAKARNINLLQYDPGRDIFPIESFIQTDAAVNPGNSGGALVNTQGQLIGINTAIASTTGQYAGYSFAVPANIVRKVTSDLLEYGSVQRAYLGVSIRNMDQSLAEEARMDRIRGVYVNGLTEGGAAQSAGLKEGDVILKVGNIEVNNVPQLQEQVGKFRPGDQVTVTVLRDNRERVVDLTLRGRDGSGTLAATPAKRELSEVLGAQLSAATPEELRALKLKNGVKVVSVDTGRLRSSGIREGFIITRVDDQPISKPDDIERALSNKRGGVLIEGVYPNGTRAYYGLGV, encoded by the coding sequence ATGCCACCGAACACCATGAAACGCACCTTCTCCTACTTCCTGGCCGCCCTCGCCGGTGGGATCCTGGCGATGAGCGGGTATGACCTGTTGCTCCGTCCGACGCTCAAGTCCGATGGCCCACCGATGAGGAGCGTGAACACGGCCGCTCTGCCGGTGAGCATGCCCACTCTGAACCCGGGCGCCGCCCCGGTGGACCTGGTGCCTGCCGCCGAGGTCTCCGTGAACGCGGTGGTGCACGTCACCACCGAGACGATGGTGCGCTACCGGGACCCGTTCCAGGATTTCTTCTGGGGCTACAGGCCCAGCCAGCCGCAGCCCCGAGAGGGCGTCGGCAGCGGGGTCATCATCGCCGACGACGGGTACATCGTGACGAACAACCACGTGGTGGAAGGTGCGGACAAGATCTCCGTACACCTGAACGACAACCGATCGCTCCCGGCACGCGTGATCGGGCGCGACCCGAGCACGGACATCGCCCTCCTGAAGGTCGACGCCACCGACCTGCCCACACTGGCCTTCGGGAACTCCGACGAGGTGAAGGTGGGGGAATGGGTCCTCGCCGTTGGCAACCCGATGAACCTGACGAGCACCGTGACGGCCGGCATCGTGAGCGCCAAGGCCAGGAACATCAACCTGCTTCAGTACGATCCGGGCCGCGACATCTTCCCGATCGAAAGCTTCATCCAGACCGACGCTGCGGTGAACCCCGGGAACAGCGGTGGCGCTTTGGTGAACACCCAGGGCCAGCTGATCGGCATCAACACGGCGATCGCCAGCACCACCGGCCAGTATGCCGGGTATTCCTTCGCCGTACCGGCCAACATCGTGCGCAAGGTCACCAGCGACCTGCTGGAGTATGGCAGTGTCCAGCGCGCCTATTTGGGGGTAAGCATCCGGAACATGGATCAGTCGCTCGCGGAAGAGGCCCGCATGGACCGGATCCGAGGCGTTTACGTGAACGGGCTCACCGAGGGTGGTGCCGCCCAGTCGGCAGGCCTCAAGGAGGGCGATGTGATCCTCAAGGTGGGCAACATCGAGGTGAACAATGTGCCGCAGCTCCAGGAGCAGGTGGGCAAATTCCGCCCGGGTGACCAGGTGACGGTGACCGTGCTGCGCGACAACCGGGAGCGTGTGGTCGACCTTACGCTGCGCGGCCGCGATGGTTCAGGCACGCTTGCGGCAACACCCGCCAAACGCGAACTGAGCGAGGTCCTTGGGGCGCAGTTGTCCGCGGCAACGCCCGAGGAACTGCGCGCCCTCAAACTGAAGAACGGGGTGAAGGTGGTCTCGGTGGACACCGGTCGCCTGCGCAGCAGCGGCATCCGGGAGGGGTTCATCATCACACGCGTGGACGACCAGCCGATCAGCAAGCCGGATGACATCGAACGCGCGCTCTCCAACAAACGCGGCGGGGTCCTGATCGAGGGCGTGTACCCCAACGGCACGCGTGCCTACTATGGCCTGGGGGTTTGA
- the dapF gene encoding diaminopimelate epimerase, protein MSAAAPADGPHLCAMAGGWSFSKWEGTGNDFIVVDDRRKEFPDHDVAMVRRWCDRHFGIGSDGLILIRPATADGMAFHMEFLNPDGSRSFCGNGSRAAFGSWSELTGDRSSVRFTAIDGPHHAGWSGHGVRVGMCDVGRVDRLDERMDRVHTGSPHLIVWVDDPEAVDLIPEARAIRYAPEHARAGINVNFVRWAGGGLEMRTYERGVEAETLSCGTGVTAAALSAMSRGLVDGRCEVVTRGGRLIVEAAPAGPGFKDVHLSGPVGHVFSGTMRR, encoded by the coding sequence ATGAGCGCTGCGGCGCCGGCGGACGGGCCGCATCTTTGCGCCATGGCCGGTGGATGGAGCTTCAGCAAGTGGGAGGGTACGGGCAACGATTTCATCGTGGTCGATGACCGCAGGAAGGAATTCCCGGACCATGACGTGGCCATGGTCAGGCGCTGGTGTGACCGCCATTTCGGCATCGGCTCCGATGGGTTGATCCTGATCAGACCGGCGACCGCTGATGGCATGGCGTTCCACATGGAGTTCCTGAACCCGGACGGCAGCCGGAGTTTCTGCGGGAACGGAAGCCGCGCCGCGTTCGGGTCCTGGTCGGAACTCACCGGGGATCGTTCCTCCGTCCGCTTCACGGCCATCGACGGTCCACATCATGCCGGCTGGTCCGGCCATGGTGTTCGCGTGGGCATGTGCGACGTTGGCAGGGTGGACCGGCTCGACGAACGCATGGACCGGGTCCATACCGGATCGCCGCACCTGATCGTCTGGGTGGATGATCCCGAAGCGGTGGATCTGATCCCCGAGGCGCGGGCCATCCGGTACGCCCCGGAACATGCCCGAGCAGGGATCAACGTGAACTTCGTGAGGTGGGCCGGGGGCGGATTGGAGATGCGGACCTATGAACGTGGCGTGGAGGCCGAGACCTTGAGCTGCGGCACCGGGGTGACGGCGGCCGCGCTATCGGCCATGTCGCGTGGACTGGTGGACGGCCGCTGCGAGGTGGTCACGCGGGGCGGGCGGCTGATCGTCGAGGCGGCGCCGGCCGGTCCAGGGTTCAAGGATGTGCATCTCAGCGGCCCGGTCGGCCATGTGTTCTCTGGGACCATGAGGCGATGA
- the mltG gene encoding endolytic transglycosylase MltG yields MKRWRIVVVVVTVLLVLAGALGYRTWRTVFGPGPAFAPAERVLLIPTGATFDQVVDSLKGAGMVADEAALRWLARRKNYVSRVKPGRYVIPSGTSLNALLNRLRSGEQDPVRVTFTNIRTLPQLAGQVARYVEADSMAMLDAMTDPGLIARAGLRPETMIGLFLPNTYEVWWTELPEAFITRMEREHRRFWNEDRRSKAALIGLSPMEVSTLASIVQAETARRDEAPMIAGVYLNRLRIGMPLQADPTLKFALGLDSVNRVLDADKRVDSPYNTYTHTGLPPGPINMPEPGYIDAVLNASKHDHLYFCARETLDGYSNFARTYEQHLVNARRYQRALNARGIYR; encoded by the coding sequence ATGAAGCGTTGGCGCATCGTAGTGGTCGTGGTGACCGTCCTGCTTGTGCTCGCCGGGGCGCTGGGCTACCGCACCTGGCGAACGGTCTTCGGTCCCGGTCCCGCGTTCGCTCCCGCGGAGCGGGTGCTGCTCATCCCCACGGGCGCCACGTTCGATCAGGTGGTGGACAGCCTCAAGGGCGCGGGCATGGTGGCCGATGAGGCGGCGCTGCGCTGGCTGGCCAGGCGGAAGAACTATGTCTCCCGTGTGAAGCCCGGGCGCTACGTGATCCCGAGCGGGACCAGCCTGAACGCCTTGTTGAACAGGCTGCGCAGTGGTGAGCAGGACCCCGTTCGGGTGACGTTCACGAACATCCGCACCTTGCCCCAGTTGGCCGGGCAGGTGGCGAGGTATGTGGAGGCGGATTCGATGGCCATGCTCGACGCCATGACCGATCCCGGGCTGATCGCGCGTGCCGGCCTGCGGCCCGAGACCATGATCGGGCTGTTCCTGCCGAACACGTACGAGGTGTGGTGGACGGAGCTGCCGGAGGCGTTCATCACGCGGATGGAACGGGAGCACCGACGGTTCTGGAACGAGGACCGCAGGTCGAAGGCCGCGCTCATCGGGCTGAGCCCGATGGAGGTGAGCACGTTGGCGAGCATCGTGCAGGCCGAGACCGCAAGACGGGATGAGGCGCCGATGATCGCCGGTGTATACCTGAACCGGCTGCGGATCGGCATGCCTCTGCAGGCGGACCCCACGTTGAAGTTCGCGCTGGGACTGGACAGCGTGAACAGGGTGCTCGATGCCGACAAACGTGTTGATTCCCCCTACAACACGTACACGCACACGGGCCTGCCTCCCGGGCCAATCAACATGCCCGAGCCGGGCTACATCGACGCGGTGCTGAACGCCAGCAAACACGACCACCTGTACTTCTGTGCACGGGAAACGCTGGACGGATACAGCAACTTCGCACGCACCTATGAACAACACCTGGTGAACGCACGTCGCTACCAGCGGGCCCTGAACGCCCGGGGGATCTACCGTTGA
- a CDS encoding phosphoglucomutase/phosphomannomutase family protein, with the protein MTKIKFGTDGWRAIIAEEFTVDNVARVSLATGNWVKQRFPDAPSIVVGHDCRFAGELFAETAAKVFVSMGIKVHLARGFVSTPMVSLGAFRLKASMGVILTASHNPPSYNGYKLKGHYGGPLIPEHVQEIEDIIPTTHGIDLAAIDLKKAEAEGLLAIVDLETMYVEHVERNFDLDAIRNSGLRLGYDAMYGAGQNVIRRILPGTTLLHCEHDPSFKGQAPEPIHKNLKEFSDLIGKGGIDCGLATDGDADRIGLYNSRGEFVDSHHIILLLIHYLVKYKQFQGKVVVAVSTTPKVEKMCRHYGLEYQVVKIGFKWICGIMIEGDVLLGGEESGGIAIKGHIPERDGIWMGLTIWEFMARSGKTLEELIQEVYAIVGPFSYDRNDLHISEALKQEVLRKCASGAFTKFGDLEVRRLETIDGWKYHFDRDQWLMIRASGTEPVLRTYAESDSLGNARAILEACRTTIGA; encoded by the coding sequence ATGACGAAGATCAAGTTCGGGACCGATGGCTGGCGTGCCATCATCGCCGAGGAGTTCACCGTGGACAATGTGGCCCGTGTGAGCCTGGCCACCGGGAACTGGGTGAAGCAGCGGTTCCCGGACGCGCCATCGATCGTGGTGGGGCACGATTGCCGGTTCGCCGGCGAGCTCTTCGCCGAGACGGCCGCGAAGGTCTTCGTGTCGATGGGCATCAAGGTGCATCTGGCGCGTGGCTTTGTAAGCACGCCGATGGTCTCGTTGGGCGCCTTCCGGCTCAAGGCCAGCATGGGGGTGATCCTCACCGCCAGCCACAACCCGCCGAGCTACAATGGCTACAAGCTCAAGGGGCACTACGGAGGGCCGCTGATCCCCGAGCACGTGCAGGAGATCGAGGACATCATCCCGACCACACACGGTATCGACCTCGCCGCGATCGACCTGAAGAAGGCCGAGGCGGAGGGCCTGCTGGCCATCGTGGACCTGGAGACGATGTACGTGGAGCATGTGGAGCGGAACTTCGACCTTGACGCCATCCGGAACAGTGGGCTGCGCCTGGGCTACGATGCCATGTACGGCGCCGGTCAGAACGTGATCCGGAGGATCCTGCCCGGGACCACCCTGCTGCACTGCGAACACGACCCGTCGTTCAAGGGTCAGGCACCGGAGCCCATCCACAAGAACCTGAAGGAGTTCAGCGACCTGATCGGGAAGGGTGGCATCGATTGTGGTCTGGCCACCGACGGTGATGCCGACCGCATCGGGCTGTACAACAGCAGGGGTGAATTCGTGGACAGCCACCACATCATCCTGCTGCTGATCCACTACCTGGTGAAGTACAAGCAGTTCCAAGGGAAGGTGGTGGTGGCCGTGAGCACCACCCCGAAGGTGGAGAAGATGTGCCGCCACTACGGCCTGGAGTACCAGGTGGTCAAGATCGGCTTCAAGTGGATCTGCGGCATCATGATCGAGGGGGACGTGTTGCTGGGGGGGGAGGAGAGCGGTGGCATCGCCATCAAGGGTCACATCCCCGAGCGCGACGGGATCTGGATGGGGCTCACCATCTGGGAGTTCATGGCCAGGAGCGGCAAGACGCTGGAGGAACTGATCCAGGAGGTGTACGCCATCGTGGGGCCCTTCAGCTACGACCGCAACGACCTTCACATCAGCGAGGCGCTCAAGCAGGAGGTGCTGCGGAAGTGCGCCAGCGGGGCCTTCACGAAGTTCGGTGACCTTGAGGTGCGGCGGCTGGAGACGATCGATGGGTGGAAGTACCACTTCGATCGCGACCAGTGGCTCATGATCCGGGCCAGCGGCACCGAACCGGTGCTGCGCACATACGCCGAGAGCGATTCCCTCGGGAACGCACGCGCGATCCTGGAGGCCTGCAGGACCACGATCGGCGCCTGA